In Larimichthys crocea isolate SSNF chromosome VI, L_crocea_2.0, whole genome shotgun sequence, one genomic interval encodes:
- the srgap2 gene encoding SLIT-ROBO Rho GTPase-activating protein 2 isoform X4, translating into MTSPAKFRKDKEIVAEYETQVKEIRAQLVEQLKCLDQQCELRVQLLQDLQDFFRKKAEIEVDYSRNLEKLAERFLTKTRSTKDHLLKKEQSILSPVNCWNLLLLQVKRESRDHATLSDLYLNNIIPRFAQISEDSGRLFKKSKEVGVQLQEDMMKVLNELYTVMKTYHMYNTDSMNAESKLKEAEKQEEKQMGRSGRQDDRQTPRSPDTLASIKSDEKPVRRSSVKKIEKMKEKRQAKYTENRLKAIKARNEYLLALEATNSCVFKYYIHDLSDIIDCCDLGYHASLQRALRTYLSAEQNVETSKHSGLETLEGAAESLEANGDKQKVMETYNNVFCPPARFDFQSHMGDTMGVMCAQQPVEGELLQRCQQLQSRLSTLKIENEEVKKTMEATLSTIQDMVTVDDYDVSECFHHSNSMESVKSTFSESYLSKPSLAKRRANQQETEQFYFTKLKEFLEGRNLITKLEAKNDLIEKTLGESQKTDCCLASGRRNSSVRKQESGEAIPLMVESCICFISRHGLQHEGIFRVSGSQVEVNDIKNAFERGEDPLAGDQNDHDMDSIAGVLKLYFRGLDHALFPKEVFHDLISCVSMESLQERAVHIKKVLQSLPSKTLIIMRYLFAFLNHLSQYSEENMMDPYNLAICFGPTLMSVPEGHDQVSCQAHVNELIKTIIIHHDTIFPGLQDLQGPIYTIPGAGDDFCDSPHCEPPLVEEPAPDTVSVIHNSEDVTLALTI; encoded by the exons AGATCCGTGCCCAGCTGGTGGAGCAGCTCAAGTGTCTGGATCAGCAGTGTGAGCTGAgggtgcagctgctgcaggacctGCAGGACTTCTTCAGGAAGAAGGCAGAGATCGAGGTGGACTACAGCCGCAACCTGGAGAAGCTGGCCGAGAGGTTCCTCACCAAGACGCGCAGCACCAAGGACCATCTACTCAA GAAGGAGCAGAGCATTTTGTCCCCGGTGAATTGCTGGAATCTGTTGCTGCTTCAGGTGAAGAGGGAGAGCCGAGACCATGCCACCCTGTCCGACCTCTACCTCAACAACATCATCCCCCGCTTCGCACAGATCAGCGAGGACTCAGGACGCCTCTTCAAGAAG agCAAGGAGGTCGGCGTGCAGCTGCAAGAGGACATGATGAAAGTTCTTAATGAGCTTTACACG GTGATGAAGACGTACCACATGTACAACACCGACAGCATGAACGCCGAGTCCAAGCTGAAGGAGgcggagaagcaggaggagaagcagatgGGGCGCTCCGGTCGACAAGACGACCGCCAGACGCCACGCTCCCCCGACACCTTGGCCAGCATCAAGAGCGACGAGAAACCCGTCCGGCGCTCCAGCGTCAAAAAAATcgagaagatgaaggagaag AGACAAGCGAAGTACACAGAGAACAGGCTGAAGGCCATAAAGGCCAGGAATGAGTACCTGCTGGCTCTCGAGGCCACCAACAGCTGCGTCTTCAAATATTACATCCACGACCTCTCCGACATCATTGAC tgctgTGATCTAGGTTACCATGCCAGCTTGCAACGCGCCCTGAGGACCTACCTATCTGCAGAACAGAACGTAGAGACGTCCAAACACTCCGGCCTGGAGACACTGGAGGGAGCCGCAGAGAGTCTGGAGGCCAACGGGGACAAACAGAAAGTGATGGAGACCTACAACAACGTCTTTTGCCCCCCGGCTCGCTTTGACTTCCAGTCCCACATGGGAGACACG ATGGGAGTGATGTGCGCACAGCAGCCGGTGGAAGGCGAGCTGCTCCAGAGgtgtcagcagctgcagtcccGCCTCTCCACACTGAAGATTGAGAACGAAGAG GTGAAGAAAACCATGGAGGCCACTCTGTCCACCATCCAAGACATGGTGACGGTGGATGACTACGACGTCTCCGAGTGCTTCCACCACAGCAACAGCATGGAGTCGGTCAAATCCACTTTCAGTGAATCCTATCTCAGCAAGCCCAGCCTGGCCAAACGACGGGCCAATCAGCAGGAGACTGAGCAGTTTTACTTCACG AAGCTGAAGGAGTTTCTGGAAGGAAGGAACCTGATCACCAAGCTGGAGGCCAAGAATGACTTAATCGAGAAGACCCTGGGAGAGA gTCAGAAGACTGACTGTTGCCTTGCCAG cgGACGGAGGAACTCGTCGGTACGGAAACAG GAGTCCGGTGAAGCCATTCCTCTGATGGTTGAGAGCTGCATCTGCTTCATCAGTCGCCAtg GTCTGCAGCATGAGGGCATTTTCAGAGTGTCGGGCTCTCAGGTGGAGGTCAACGACATCAAGAATGCCTTTGAGAGAG GCGAGGACCCGTTGGCGGGGGACCAGAATGATCATGACATGGACTCCATCGCCGGCGTCCTGAAGCTTTACTTTAGAGGACTGGACCACGCCCTCTTCCCTAAGGAAGTCTTCCATGACCTCATATCCTGCGTCT CGATGGAGAGCCTCCAGGAGCGGGCAGTCCACATTAAGAAAGTTCTGCAATCTCTGCCGAGCAAAACCCTCATCATCATGAGATACCTGTTCGCCTTCCTCAACCA CTTGTCTCAGTACAGCGAGGAAAACATGATGGACCCCTACAACCTGGCCATCTGTTTCGGCCCCACCCTGATGTCTGTCCCCGAGGGCCATGACCAGGTCTCCTGCCAGGCTCACGTCAACGAGCTTATTAAAACCATCATCATCCACCATGACACCATCTTCCCTGGACTGCAGGACCTGCAGGGCCCCATCTACACCATCCCCGGAGCTGGAGATGACTTctg CGACAGTCCACACTGTGAGCCCCCCCTTGTGGAAGAGCCGGCGCCTGACACCGTCTCTGTAATCCACAACAGCGAAGATG TTACTCTGGCTCTAACCATTTAA